In the Parashewanella tropica genome, TTGATGTTTGTTATGAGCTATAACGAATACTTGTTTGCTGTTTGAGAGAGAGCTAATTATTCTAAGATCGAGTTGCTGTATGCCCTGAAAAAGCATACTCCCTAATTCACTATTGAAAGAGGTGCAACTCAATGCAATCCAACAATCATCAGCAACTAGCTTCTTTATTGGAGACCATCAACAAACTTGGTGCCGAAACAGATTTCGGATGCCATCATTCCGAACTCAAGCAATACATTGATAAAATCCGACTACTACTTCCATATAAACGATATTGTGTAGTTACAGATTGGTTCCTTTGGGGCTGAGTATTCAGTGAATAATACTTAAAGCGCTTCTTGTCTTATCGTAAAAGCAGATACCGTTATTTATTGTTTACTAAACAACTCAAAAAAATGCCCCATAGAGTTGGGGCAAATTAGGTTTTAATAAAAAATGAGTATTACTTTATTCAATCTCCATAATATCTTTCATATAAAGCCCCCAAAAAACCAAAAGATATTGAAACCCCAACAAGTAATAGACTTCCTTTTAAAATAGTTAAACTGGTCATGTTTTGAATATTACCACTTAATAATATTTTCAATAAAACAAGTAAAAACATTATCAATCCAAAAAGAATTGAAAATTTAATTGTATCCTTGGTAAGAGATTTATTTTTAGAGTTCATAGTCTCATTCCTATCTAACAAGCTTCTGTGCCTTTACAAGCTTCATTAACTGCATTTGATGCTACTCCTGATGCAACATCTCCTAGCTTATCTGCAACTTTACTACCGGATTTACCAAGGGCTCCAGCACCAACATCAACAGCAGCTTTAACATTCATACCGACTGCTTTTGCCGGACCTATGACACTGCCTACAGCGGCTTTTCCTGCGTTGTCTGAAATGGTATCAATTGAAGAACCAGATAAACTATCATTTACGGCGCTAGAGGTTGCTGCGGTTGCCGCTCCTGTTGCAACATTTGTTACATTTGCGGCAGCCTTTTCTAATGTTGAAGCAACAACTTTACCACCAACTTGCAAGGAGGATTTAGTTATAGCTGACACACCACCAGTAACAGCTCCAGCTATTCCACTGATAGTAGCTTTAGTAGCATCAAATTCCTGACCAGAGGCAAC is a window encoding:
- a CDS encoding RHS repeat-associated core domain-containing protein — its product is MYMQARYYDPLIGRFYSNDPVDTLGHLHRGNNPAHGFNRYAYANNNPYKYTDPDGEFIHLAVGFAVGFAVEAITQVASGQEFDATKATISGIAGAVTGGVSAITKSSLQVGGKVVASTLEKAAANVTNVATGAATAATSSAVNDSLSGSSIDTISDNAGKAAVGSVIGPAKAVGMNVKAAVDVGAGALGKSGSKVADKLGDVASGVASNAVNEACKGTEAC